CACCTTCCAAGACTTTTTTCTGGTGATTTCAAGCTTTGCCACAAAATCTTGCACCAATTCCCTCCTATATTATCACTATTAACTTCTGTCTCCTCTCCTTATATCATGCCACACACCACTTTCTGTTTTTCCAATACAAACTAAAAACCTACCAACCTTTTCTTCCCTCAAGAACATATCTTTCACTCACCTTCTTTCCAACAATTGTAACAAACAACAATACTATAGTAAAATGACCATGGGTGATCATAATAGTAACTGGGGAACTTCTGAATTTAATCATCATCAACTTGGACTTGATGTTCCAAAATTCAAGTCTGCTCAACCTCCTTCTCtacctctctctccctctccccCTTCCCCTTCTTCTTACTTGCCTTTTTCATCTGCTTTCAGCCCATCTGAGTTCTTCAACTCTTCTTTGTTTTTGCCTTCTCCAAATGTAAGTTACAAGCTTTCTCATGTAAATAATCTGCTCTGGTTTGGTTTCATCACTAATTGTGGGGTTTTCTTTGGTGTTATGTGTGTGGTTTTTAGATTTTTGCATCTCCTACTACTGAGGCTTTGGCTGCGCAGACCTTCAACTGGAGGAACGGTTCaggagaagaagaacaacaacgTGACAAAGAGGATGAGAAAAACTACTCGGACTTCTCTTTCCAAACCCAAATTCAATCTTCCTCAGGCATGCTTCAAGTGGTGAGCACTGTTGTCTTTTTGTCACTATTTCACTTAAACAAGTGTTATTTTCTGTGTCTTTTTGGTTAATCTTTGATCATCAAATACACTTGCAGGCTGGTTGTTGTTCTCTTTTCTGTTTAGACATTTGGACTCGTTTCTAATGTTAGCTtcatagtttttctttttgtctcggATCGCTTTGTGGGGTCAGTTTATTGTTTACTTGTTTTTAATGGTCCTTTGtattatcttcttcttctttgttaaTCTTATCTccctattttatttttgttggcaTAAACACGGTTTGAACGGTTAAAAAAGAACTTGCATAGCATATTCCAAGTTGAAAAATTCTAAACCAAAAGTATGTCAATGTATGTTTCTATGTTTTGACAAACAATAAACTCCATAGTAATGATATAATCAAGCTGCATAATCACAGTAAACAAGATTTGATTTATTGATGACTTGAAACATGTTATTCTTGTCGTGTATTTGGATTTGTATTCTAACTACCTGTTTTACTTGAGCAGCAGGAACCTCTTAAGAAGCAAGATATGTGGAAATTCAATGAACCTTCAAAGCAAACTGATTATTCATCTGAGAGGACAGCAACAAAATCTGAATACCCTCCGATTCAGAGCTTTTCCGCAGAAATGGCATCGCACAAATCAGAATTACAAAGCAATTCAGTTCCTGGGTCTGGTCGTTTTAATTACGCCAATGCATCTCAGTCTGTTAGAGAACAAAAGAGATCGGAAGACGGATTCAACTGGAGAAAATATGGACAGAAACAAGTGAAAGGGAGTGAAAATCCTCGTAGTTATTACAAATGCACACATCCAAATTGCTCTGTGAAGAAGAAAGTTGAGAAGTCTTTGGATGGCCAAATTACTGAAATAGTGTACAAGGGCCATCATAACCACCCAAAACCACAGTCTACTAGAAGAACAAGCTCTCAATCAATTCATCAACCTTCTTCATCTTGCACAAACTCTGGGATTTCTGATCAATCAGTGGTGACCCTAGGCAATCCACAAATGGATCATTTCTCCATGAAGGAAGATTCTTCAGCTTCTGTAGGAGAGGAGGAGTTTGAACAAACATCCCAAACCAGTTATTCTGGGGGAGATGAAGATAACCTTGGACCAGAGGCAAAAAGATGGTAAGATCGATAAACGACAATCTAATGGCCTGATTCACTACTTTAGAATGAAAATGCAGAGTTTACTTGGtctgaaatataatataactaatTCTGATTCATTTTGTTTCAGGAAAGGAGATAATGAAAATGATGACTATTCCGCCTCAGGGAGTAGAACTGTGAGAGAGCCTAGAGTTGTAGTTCAAACCACAAGCGAAATTGATATACTTGATGATGGCTTTAGGTGGAGGAAATATGGACAGAAAGTAGTGAAAGGAAATCCAAATGCAAGGTAATTAACTGAAGAGAACAAAGACCTTTAGTCAATGCTTCTATGCGTTACAGTTCATTGTCATCAATACCATAACTTGTTCACATTCCATGTGCAGGAGCTATTACAAATGCACTGCCCCTGGTTGTTCAGTGAGAAAACATGTTGAGAGAGCTGCGCATGATATCAAAGCTGTGATCACAACCTATGAAGGGAAACACAACCATGATGTGCCTGCTGCACGTGGTAGCGCAAGTTATAACATGAACAGAAATCCTGTGAACAGCAGCATATCGGCTCCTATAAGACCCTCTGCAGTGAACTGTTATTCCAGCTCATCAGGTTTCAAAAATTCTCTCTACAATAATACCAAACTTCCAGCAACCAGAAATCAGGAATCTTTTGCACTGGACAAGTTCCAGAACCCTGGAAATTTTGGCCAATCGGCTCTCAACAAATCAATGAGTTCATACACGGATCATGCACCGTACTCACATGCTACATACTCAAATGCCAAGGATGAGAGAAAGGATGACTCCTTCCTTCAGTCATTTCTGTCAAAGGACTTCTGAATTTTGCCCTACTTATTAATATTATCCTGGATATGTTATTGTATAGCATGTAGGATTTTAGTTACTCATCACAGCAGAATATGGACAAAGAATTCCCAATTGTTTTCTTGGTTACCTCATTTAGATTAGTGAGTGGAACTACAGCCATAGTGACAGCAAATTGTTGCTATACTACCTGTCTACCAAGTTCATCTCCCAATAGAAACTTTGATCTTTATCATATGATTTGACGAATGAATTCTATTATTCTTTTGTTGTATTTTAGGGGAAAAGGTTTTCTTGGAAGAATCTTCTTTAGTTAATCTTGTAAGAATGCTTGTGCTGGCAATTTCCACTATGCAGTCTCTACTTCTAgtttatattaaatgatttgTGATGACTGATGAATATCAGGAGGTCCAGGATTCCCATATTTTACAACGCCATCTCAGACTTTGATAAATATTCAATTCAAAGTGCTTATTGCCCTCAAAACAAAACATAGTCcttgatgaaaattttgatgataATGAAATGTTTAGTAACTTCTTATTTAAGTAGAAAAGAAGAGGCAGTTCAGAAAATTTTCACGGAAGAGAATTTTGTATTAAACTAGTGTCCAAATTTTGAAAGTTGAAATCTAACATTTTAGCAAGTCAAGTCTTTTATTGCTATGGAAACAAAATGCACTTCAGTTCTGACTTCTATTGCCTGTGTCTCAGACTCAGGCAAGAATAATGCATTCCCCACAttggtttttccttttttggcCAAACTGGTCAATAAACAGTCTCCAATACAAAAGAGATTAAACATTACATGTATTGGTATATTAAATCAATATCAGATCTCACTGTTTAACATGTGAACAGAGCCAGAGAGGTGAGGTCTGAGTTCCTTTCTCATCTTTACAGAAAAATGTGATTTGTATAGAAGTATGAAAGTGTGAAACAATAATAGGGAGAGTTTTGCACAGTTCCGCCTTCAGATATAAGGTTGAGTTGATAGTTTGTAGCCAGAAATAAGGGCTGATGCTGCTAGAGACAAAAAGGCAAAAATAGACATGCTAATGGCTGCAGCTGAAGCATCTGTAAATATATTGTCAGACCCTTCCCTGAATCTATTTGTCAATGGAACTGCTGAAGAAGCAGATGACATCAAAAGATATGCAACAATCTGCAACAAAAAACGTTATGCAATTAAGATTTGTAGTCCTTCAAAGGGCAAATATTTCGCATATCATAGCCAATCATAAAGGTTGTGATTTTGAATAAACAAATATACTTTAAAGCTTTGAGTCATTCAAACTGAAGCCTCTACCAACTGATAGATCATCTGAATATTATATGGTGTTGCCATCAGTTGGACTCATTAACTTGTCCAAAACTAAGGCCAATAAAAATCTCCCATGTGATTGCATTATTGAAGCATTTAAAACGTCACTGCATCCTTATAaaaacatttcattttattactaaatatttGAAGCTAgatattctttcattttcacGATTTCCGTAGAGGTAACTTCTGAAAGAAGTAAAAAGTTTCCAACCCAATCTTTTAAAACTGGTGATAGCTCTCAGCCATTCAGCCTCAAAGGAGGCAACAAATTTTGATTCAACTTAAACTTAAACACACCGACTTTGATTAGTGACTCCTCACAAGCCATAGAACCAGACATACGATAATAAAAAAAGCTGGATCgatgaaattagagaaaaaTGATATCAAACCTGATCACCAGCAAAGTCAATGATAGCTGCCATTTTTGGCTTAAGCAATTGTTTTGCAGTGGAAAGTTCATGAATTTGACGGAACGCTTGGCCTCCAGTGTACAAACTAGACAAAATCGCTATAGCTAGCAAGTACCTGTCATTCTCCAAATCACAATTCAACTTCATCACTATCGTGAATCCACTATCTATGTATCTAAAACTGAAGTTTTGTATTGTGATTCAATCAATTATAATTGTCATGATAAAGATCACACATTTTATATAGAATTTATTTAaagtgtaatttaa
This sequence is a window from Vigna angularis cultivar LongXiaoDou No.4 chromosome 2, ASM1680809v1, whole genome shotgun sequence. Protein-coding genes within it:
- the LOC108347540 gene encoding probable WRKY transcription factor 33 isoform X1 gives rise to the protein MTMGDHNSNWGTSEFNHHQLGLDVPKFKSAQPPSLPLSPSPPSPSSYLPFSSAFSPSEFFNSSLFLPSPNIFASPTTEALAAQTFNWRNGSGEEEQQRDKEDEKNYSDFSFQTQIQSSSGMLQVQEPLKKQDMWKFNEPSKQTDYSSERTATKSEYPPIQSFSAEMASHKSELQSNSVPGSGRFNYANASQSVREQKRSEDGFNWRKYGQKQVKGSENPRSYYKCTHPNCSVKKKVEKSLDGQITEIVYKGHHNHPKPQSTRRTSSQSIHQPSSSCTNSGISDQSVVTLGNPQMDHFSMKEDSSASVGEEEFEQTSQTSYSGGDEDNLGPEAKRWKGDNENDDYSASGSRTVREPRVVVQTTSEIDILDDGFRWRKYGQKVVKGNPNARSYYKCTAPGCSVRKHVERAAHDIKAVITTYEGKHNHDVPAARGSASYNMNRNPVNSSISAPIRPSAVNCYSSSSGFKNSLYNNTKLPATRNQESFALDKFQNPGNFGQSALNKSMSSYTDHAPYSHATYSNAKDERKDDSFLQSFLSKDF
- the LOC108347540 gene encoding probable WRKY transcription factor 33 isoform X2, encoding MTMGDHNSNWGTSEFNHHQLGLDVPKFKSAQPPSLPLSPSPPSPSSYLPFSSAFSPSEFFNSSLFLPSPNIFASPTTEALAAQTFNWRNGSGEEEQQRDKEDEKNYSDFSFQTQIQSSSGMLQVEPLKKQDMWKFNEPSKQTDYSSERTATKSEYPPIQSFSAEMASHKSELQSNSVPGSGRFNYANASQSVREQKRSEDGFNWRKYGQKQVKGSENPRSYYKCTHPNCSVKKKVEKSLDGQITEIVYKGHHNHPKPQSTRRTSSQSIHQPSSSCTNSGISDQSVVTLGNPQMDHFSMKEDSSASVGEEEFEQTSQTSYSGGDEDNLGPEAKRWKGDNENDDYSASGSRTVREPRVVVQTTSEIDILDDGFRWRKYGQKVVKGNPNARSYYKCTAPGCSVRKHVERAAHDIKAVITTYEGKHNHDVPAARGSASYNMNRNPVNSSISAPIRPSAVNCYSSSSGFKNSLYNNTKLPATRNQESFALDKFQNPGNFGQSALNKSMSSYTDHAPYSHATYSNAKDERKDDSFLQSFLSKDF
- the LOC108347541 gene encoding CASP-like protein 4B1, whose product is MSNPDGNSSPKIHVQSPPVAPSAPTESQRTSATGGGGIAGILRQWKREDLMKRGSLALRGIALFLSLISFIVMASNKHGDGRDFDKYEEYRYLLAIAILSSLYTGGQAFRQIHELSTAKQLLKPKMAAIIDFAGDQIVAYLLMSSASSAVPLTNRFREGSDNIFTDASAAAISMSIFAFLSLAASALISGYKLSTQPYI